The following coding sequences are from one Aethina tumida isolate Nest 87 chromosome 2, icAetTumi1.1, whole genome shotgun sequence window:
- the LOC109608223 gene encoding cGMP-dependent protein kinase, isozyme 1-like isoform X2 gives MANSCLNQPNLLEKYGPKSYPASVTEFSAMLLEARTETSPVRAPPPTTLERRLTKKSHTCGSLYAKCRCNNDSGPETETKRSSTPDTWTIAKRLSSPEIDVHQTKHPNVCLKPKSATKTVKANVYLNHPEITFPIPVEIPKEQLPKQTKSLPSSVERPEIRKSQIDYHKFNVLAYESQPHFKEERAQKFLQDFGIFGPMGNGVASLRRSSRTSDDDLNQIRKNSKNVIEVKRKSSSGDSEYLKSMVAKLKKELAELEKKYGSVQGELFEARKDLSCRETEVLKLQREVHKLKSVLQQTAQFKYDQDILSSIQAQHAMANRNPQSQTSGSSHLAKKQGVSAESSESTGLASDINIVKYEKDFRSKQLIKDAILDNDFLRNLDTVRVREMVDSMYSMEVQANTVFIREGDSGAHLYVSAEGEFEVIKQGAILGRIGPGKTFGELALLYNCMRTASIRALEDSKVWVLDRRIFQRIMVRTGLQRLQDNIGFLRSVPLLAKLSNEVLAKIADVLEVEFYPAGAHIIRQGASGDTFFIISSGCVKVTQRLPGKLLNYYYKLQCSLFGFVLGQLEEEEEEIRTLQRGDYFGEQALLKEDCRTASIIAQHPGVECLTLDRDSFNQLIGDLSEIREKSYDDDERLNRPSSSLQLEKQEYDYIQLDDLEVISTLGIGGFGRVELVQYREDRSLTFALKCLKKQHIVDTQQQDHIRSEKTIMMGCRNPFICRLYRSFKDAKYVYMMLEACLGGEVWTILRDRGCFDDHTTRFIAGCVIEAFDYLHNRGLIYRDLKPENLLLDVRGYVKLVDFGFAKRLGYSSKTWTFCGTPEYVAPETILNKGHDRAVDYWALGILMHELLTGSPPFSASDPMKTYNLILKGIDMIDFAKFNVSRSAQSLIKKLCRDAPSERLGYQRGGVQDIKKHKWYQGFDWDGLISRTLPAPIQQVVRGPCDVTNFDCFGKDNDIPPDELSGWDKDF, from the exons ATGGCGAATTCGTGCCTGAACCAGCCGAACCTGTTGGAGAAGTACGGACCGAAAAGTTATCCAGCCTCGGTGACGGAGTTCTCGGCGATGCTGCTGGAGGCGCGCACCGAAACATCGCCGGTGCGCGCACCACCGCCGACCACCCTCGAGCGGCGACTAACCAAAAAATCGCACACGTGCGGTAGCCTGTACGCAAAGTGCCGCTGCAACAATGACTCCGGCCCCGAGACGGAGACGAAGAGGTCCTCCACTCCGGACACCTGGACGATCGCGAAGAGGCTGAGCAGTCCGGAGATCGACGTGCACCAGACCAAACATCCGAACGTCTGCCTGAAACCGAAGTCGGCGACGAAGACCGTCAAAGCGAACGTCTACCTCAACCACCCGGAGATAACCTTCCCGATACCGGTGGAGATCCCGAAGGAGCAGCTGCCGAAACAAACCAAGTCGCTGCCGTCGAGCGTCGAACGGCCGGAGATACGGAAGTCGCAGATCGACTATCACAAGTTCAACGTGCTCGCGTACGAGTCGCAGCCGCATTTCAAGGAGGAACGGGCGCAGAAGTTCCTGCAGGACTTCGGGATCTTCGGCCCGATGGGGAACGGCGTCGCCAGTCTGAGGAGGAGCTCTCGCACCTCCGACGACGATTTGAATCAGATCAGGAAGAATTCGAAGAACGTTATAGAGGTGAAAAGGAAGAGTTCTTCCGGGGACTCGGAGTATTTGAAGTCGATGGTGGCCAAGCTGAAGAAGGAGCTGGCGGAATTGGAAAAAAAGTATGGGTCGGTGCAAGGAGAACTGTTCGAAGCCAGGAAAGATCTCAGTTGTAGAGAAACCGAAGTTCTCAAGCTGCAGAGGGAAGTTCACAAGTTAAAA agtgTTTTACAACAAACTGCCCAATTCAAATATGACCAGGACATTTTATCGAGCATCCAGGCGCAGCACGCGATGGCCAACCGCAACCCGCAGTCCCAAACATCCGGGAGCAGCCACTTGGCGAAAAAGCAGGGTGTCTCGGCCGAATCAAGCGAATCTACGGGTCTGGCCAGCGACATAAACATCGTCAAATACGAAAAGGACTTCAG ATCAAAACAGTTGATCAAAGATGCGATCCTCGACAACGACTTCCTGCGCAACTTGGACACGGTCCGTGTTAGAGAGATGGTCGATTCGATGTACTCGATGGAGGTGCAGGCGAACACGGTGTTCATAAGGGAAGGCGATTCCGGCGCCCATCTGTACGTGTCAGCCGAAGGGGAGTTCGAGGTCATCAAGCAGGGAGCGATTTTAGGGCGGATCGGGCCCGGAAAGACTTTCGGGGAGCTCGCCCTCCTCTACAACTGCATGCGAACTGCTTCGATTAGAG CATTGGAGGATTCGAAAGTTTGGGTGTTGGATAGAAGGATTTTCCAAAGGATAATGGTGAGAACAGGATTGCAGAGGCTACAGGACAACATAGGTTTTCTCAGGTCTGTACCTCTATTGGCGAAGCTCAGCAACGAAGTTCTGGCCAAAATTGCTGACGTTTTGGAGGTAGAATTTTATCCTGCAGGAGCTCACATTATTCGGCAAGGTGCTAGTGGCGACACCTTTTTTATCATCAGCAGTGGATGCGTTAAAGTAACCCAAAGACTTCcaggtaaattattaaattattattataaattacaatgttCACTTTTTGGGTTTGTTTTAGGTCAGTTAGAAGAGGAAGAAGAAGAAATCAGGACTCTACAAAGAGGTGACTATTTCGGGGAGCAAGCTTTATTAAAAGAAGACTGCAGAACAGCATCAATAATCGCCCAACATCCTGGTGTTGAATGTTTGACTCTAGACAGGGATTCGTTCAATCAATTGATCGGAGACTTGAGTGAAATCAGAGAGAAATCTTATGATGATGACGAAAGACTGAACAGGCCTTCAAGTTCTTTGCAATTAGAAAAACAAG AATATGACTATATTCAACTGGACGATTTGGAAGTAATTTCAACTTTGGGAATTGGCGGTTTTGGTAGAGTAGAACTGGTCCAATACAGAGAAGACAGATCTTTAACGTTTGCACTGAAGTGCCTAAAAAAACAGCACATAGTCGATACTCAACAACAAGATCACATTCGCAGCGAAAAAACGATCATGATGGGTTGCAGAAATCCTTTCATCTGCAg gttgTATAGATCGTTCAAAGATGCAAAATACGTTTACATGATGCTGGAGGCGTGTCTGGGGGGCGAGGTTTGGACTATCCTGCGTGACAGAGGTTGTTTTGACGACCACACTACCAGATTCATAGCGGGTTGCGTGATCGAGGCCTTCGACTATCTCCACAACCGTGGGTTGATCTACAGAGATCTGAAACCGGAGAATCTGCTGCTGGACGTGCGTGGCTACGTCAAACTTGTGGATTTCGGATTTGCTAAACGGCTCGGCTACAGCAGCAAAACATGGACGTTTTGCGGTACCCCAGAGTACGTTGCGCCCGAAACGATTCTGAACAAGGGACACGATAGAGCTGTGGACTATTGGGCGTTGGGAATATTGATGCATGAGTTACTTACTGGGag TCCTCCGTTTTCGGCTTCCGATCCTATGAAAACTTACAATTTGATTCTGAAAGGGATTGACATGATTGATTTTGCCAAATTTAACGTCAGCAGGTCGGCGCAAAGTTTGATAAAGAAGTTGTGCAGGGATGCGCCTTCCGAAAGGCTTGGATACCAAAGAGGTGGTGTGCAGGACATCAAAAAACACAA atGGTACCAGGGTTTCGACTGGGATGGTTTGATATCGAGAACACTTCCAGCTCCCATCCAACAAGTGGTTCGAGGTCCGTGTGATGTCACAAACTTTGACTGTTTCGGCAAAGATAATGACATACCGCCCGATGAACTGTCCggttgggacaaagatttcTGA
- the LOC109608223 gene encoding cGMP-dependent protein kinase, isozyme 1-like isoform X1, with protein MGLGLKIPTITTQENGEEMANSCLNQPNLLEKYGPKSYPASVTEFSAMLLEARTETSPVRAPPPTTLERRLTKKSHTCGSLYAKCRCNNDSGPETETKRSSTPDTWTIAKRLSSPEIDVHQTKHPNVCLKPKSATKTVKANVYLNHPEITFPIPVEIPKEQLPKQTKSLPSSVERPEIRKSQIDYHKFNVLAYESQPHFKEERAQKFLQDFGIFGPMGNGVASLRRSSRTSDDDLNQIRKNSKNVIEVKRKSSSGDSEYLKSMVAKLKKELAELEKKYGSVQGELFEARKDLSCRETEVLKLQREVHKLKSVLQQTAQFKYDQDILSSIQAQHAMANRNPQSQTSGSSHLAKKQGVSAESSESTGLASDINIVKYEKDFRSKQLIKDAILDNDFLRNLDTVRVREMVDSMYSMEVQANTVFIREGDSGAHLYVSAEGEFEVIKQGAILGRIGPGKTFGELALLYNCMRTASIRALEDSKVWVLDRRIFQRIMVRTGLQRLQDNIGFLRSVPLLAKLSNEVLAKIADVLEVEFYPAGAHIIRQGASGDTFFIISSGCVKVTQRLPGKLLNYYYKLQCSLFGFVLGQLEEEEEEIRTLQRGDYFGEQALLKEDCRTASIIAQHPGVECLTLDRDSFNQLIGDLSEIREKSYDDDERLNRPSSSLQLEKQEYDYIQLDDLEVISTLGIGGFGRVELVQYREDRSLTFALKCLKKQHIVDTQQQDHIRSEKTIMMGCRNPFICRLYRSFKDAKYVYMMLEACLGGEVWTILRDRGCFDDHTTRFIAGCVIEAFDYLHNRGLIYRDLKPENLLLDVRGYVKLVDFGFAKRLGYSSKTWTFCGTPEYVAPETILNKGHDRAVDYWALGILMHELLTGSPPFSASDPMKTYNLILKGIDMIDFAKFNVSRSAQSLIKKLCRDAPSERLGYQRGGVQDIKKHKWYQGFDWDGLISRTLPAPIQQVVRGPCDVTNFDCFGKDNDIPPDELSGWDKDF; from the exons ATGGGTCTAGGTTTAAAAATACCAACAATTACAACACAAGAAAATG GTGAGGAAATGGCGAATTCGTGCCTGAACCAGCCGAACCTGTTGGAGAAGTACGGACCGAAAAGTTATCCAGCCTCGGTGACGGAGTTCTCGGCGATGCTGCTGGAGGCGCGCACCGAAACATCGCCGGTGCGCGCACCACCGCCGACCACCCTCGAGCGGCGACTAACCAAAAAATCGCACACGTGCGGTAGCCTGTACGCAAAGTGCCGCTGCAACAATGACTCCGGCCCCGAGACGGAGACGAAGAGGTCCTCCACTCCGGACACCTGGACGATCGCGAAGAGGCTGAGCAGTCCGGAGATCGACGTGCACCAGACCAAACATCCGAACGTCTGCCTGAAACCGAAGTCGGCGACGAAGACCGTCAAAGCGAACGTCTACCTCAACCACCCGGAGATAACCTTCCCGATACCGGTGGAGATCCCGAAGGAGCAGCTGCCGAAACAAACCAAGTCGCTGCCGTCGAGCGTCGAACGGCCGGAGATACGGAAGTCGCAGATCGACTATCACAAGTTCAACGTGCTCGCGTACGAGTCGCAGCCGCATTTCAAGGAGGAACGGGCGCAGAAGTTCCTGCAGGACTTCGGGATCTTCGGCCCGATGGGGAACGGCGTCGCCAGTCTGAGGAGGAGCTCTCGCACCTCCGACGACGATTTGAATCAGATCAGGAAGAATTCGAAGAACGTTATAGAGGTGAAAAGGAAGAGTTCTTCCGGGGACTCGGAGTATTTGAAGTCGATGGTGGCCAAGCTGAAGAAGGAGCTGGCGGAATTGGAAAAAAAGTATGGGTCGGTGCAAGGAGAACTGTTCGAAGCCAGGAAAGATCTCAGTTGTAGAGAAACCGAAGTTCTCAAGCTGCAGAGGGAAGTTCACAAGTTAAAA agtgTTTTACAACAAACTGCCCAATTCAAATATGACCAGGACATTTTATCGAGCATCCAGGCGCAGCACGCGATGGCCAACCGCAACCCGCAGTCCCAAACATCCGGGAGCAGCCACTTGGCGAAAAAGCAGGGTGTCTCGGCCGAATCAAGCGAATCTACGGGTCTGGCCAGCGACATAAACATCGTCAAATACGAAAAGGACTTCAG ATCAAAACAGTTGATCAAAGATGCGATCCTCGACAACGACTTCCTGCGCAACTTGGACACGGTCCGTGTTAGAGAGATGGTCGATTCGATGTACTCGATGGAGGTGCAGGCGAACACGGTGTTCATAAGGGAAGGCGATTCCGGCGCCCATCTGTACGTGTCAGCCGAAGGGGAGTTCGAGGTCATCAAGCAGGGAGCGATTTTAGGGCGGATCGGGCCCGGAAAGACTTTCGGGGAGCTCGCCCTCCTCTACAACTGCATGCGAACTGCTTCGATTAGAG CATTGGAGGATTCGAAAGTTTGGGTGTTGGATAGAAGGATTTTCCAAAGGATAATGGTGAGAACAGGATTGCAGAGGCTACAGGACAACATAGGTTTTCTCAGGTCTGTACCTCTATTGGCGAAGCTCAGCAACGAAGTTCTGGCCAAAATTGCTGACGTTTTGGAGGTAGAATTTTATCCTGCAGGAGCTCACATTATTCGGCAAGGTGCTAGTGGCGACACCTTTTTTATCATCAGCAGTGGATGCGTTAAAGTAACCCAAAGACTTCcaggtaaattattaaattattattataaattacaatgttCACTTTTTGGGTTTGTTTTAGGTCAGTTAGAAGAGGAAGAAGAAGAAATCAGGACTCTACAAAGAGGTGACTATTTCGGGGAGCAAGCTTTATTAAAAGAAGACTGCAGAACAGCATCAATAATCGCCCAACATCCTGGTGTTGAATGTTTGACTCTAGACAGGGATTCGTTCAATCAATTGATCGGAGACTTGAGTGAAATCAGAGAGAAATCTTATGATGATGACGAAAGACTGAACAGGCCTTCAAGTTCTTTGCAATTAGAAAAACAAG AATATGACTATATTCAACTGGACGATTTGGAAGTAATTTCAACTTTGGGAATTGGCGGTTTTGGTAGAGTAGAACTGGTCCAATACAGAGAAGACAGATCTTTAACGTTTGCACTGAAGTGCCTAAAAAAACAGCACATAGTCGATACTCAACAACAAGATCACATTCGCAGCGAAAAAACGATCATGATGGGTTGCAGAAATCCTTTCATCTGCAg gttgTATAGATCGTTCAAAGATGCAAAATACGTTTACATGATGCTGGAGGCGTGTCTGGGGGGCGAGGTTTGGACTATCCTGCGTGACAGAGGTTGTTTTGACGACCACACTACCAGATTCATAGCGGGTTGCGTGATCGAGGCCTTCGACTATCTCCACAACCGTGGGTTGATCTACAGAGATCTGAAACCGGAGAATCTGCTGCTGGACGTGCGTGGCTACGTCAAACTTGTGGATTTCGGATTTGCTAAACGGCTCGGCTACAGCAGCAAAACATGGACGTTTTGCGGTACCCCAGAGTACGTTGCGCCCGAAACGATTCTGAACAAGGGACACGATAGAGCTGTGGACTATTGGGCGTTGGGAATATTGATGCATGAGTTACTTACTGGGag TCCTCCGTTTTCGGCTTCCGATCCTATGAAAACTTACAATTTGATTCTGAAAGGGATTGACATGATTGATTTTGCCAAATTTAACGTCAGCAGGTCGGCGCAAAGTTTGATAAAGAAGTTGTGCAGGGATGCGCCTTCCGAAAGGCTTGGATACCAAAGAGGTGGTGTGCAGGACATCAAAAAACACAA atGGTACCAGGGTTTCGACTGGGATGGTTTGATATCGAGAACACTTCCAGCTCCCATCCAACAAGTGGTTCGAGGTCCGTGTGATGTCACAAACTTTGACTGTTTCGGCAAAGATAATGACATACCGCCCGATGAACTGTCCggttgggacaaagatttcTGA
- the LOC109608223 gene encoding cGMP-dependent protein kinase, isozyme 1-like isoform X3, whose protein sequence is MGLGLKIPTITTQENGEEMANSCLNQPNLLEKYGPKSYPASVTEFSAMLLEARTETSPVRAPPPTTLERRLTKKSHTCGSLYAKCRCNNDSGPETETKRSSTPDTWTIAKRLSSPEIDVHQTKHPNVCLKPKSATKTVKANVYLNHPEITFPIPVEIPKEQLPKQTKSLPSSVERPEIRKSQIDYHKFNVLAYESQPHFKEERAQKFLQDFGIFGPMGNGVASLRRSSRTSDDDLNQIRKNSKNVIEVKRKSSSGDSEYLKSMVAKLKKELAELEKKYGSVQGELFEARKDLSCRETEVLKLQREVHKLKSVLQQTAQFKYDQDILSSIQAQHAMANRNPQSQTSGSSHLAKKQGVSAESSESTGLASDINIVKYEKDFRSKQLIKDAILDNDFLRNLDTVRVREMVDSMYSMEVQANTVFIREGDSGAHLYVSAEGEFEVIKQGAILGRIGPGKTFGELALLYNCMRTASIRALEDSKVWVLDRRIFQRIMVRTGLQRLQDNIGFLRSVPLLAKLSNEVLAKIADVLEVEFYPAGAHIIRQGASGDTFFIISSGCVKVTQRLPGQLEEEEEEIRTLQRGDYFGEQALLKEDCRTASIIAQHPGVECLTLDRDSFNQLIGDLSEIREKSYDDDERLNRPSSSLQLEKQEYDYIQLDDLEVISTLGIGGFGRVELVQYREDRSLTFALKCLKKQHIVDTQQQDHIRSEKTIMMGCRNPFICRLYRSFKDAKYVYMMLEACLGGEVWTILRDRGCFDDHTTRFIAGCVIEAFDYLHNRGLIYRDLKPENLLLDVRGYVKLVDFGFAKRLGYSSKTWTFCGTPEYVAPETILNKGHDRAVDYWALGILMHELLTGSPPFSASDPMKTYNLILKGIDMIDFAKFNVSRSAQSLIKKLCRDAPSERLGYQRGGVQDIKKHKWYQGFDWDGLISRTLPAPIQQVVRGPCDVTNFDCFGKDNDIPPDELSGWDKDF, encoded by the exons ATGGGTCTAGGTTTAAAAATACCAACAATTACAACACAAGAAAATG GTGAGGAAATGGCGAATTCGTGCCTGAACCAGCCGAACCTGTTGGAGAAGTACGGACCGAAAAGTTATCCAGCCTCGGTGACGGAGTTCTCGGCGATGCTGCTGGAGGCGCGCACCGAAACATCGCCGGTGCGCGCACCACCGCCGACCACCCTCGAGCGGCGACTAACCAAAAAATCGCACACGTGCGGTAGCCTGTACGCAAAGTGCCGCTGCAACAATGACTCCGGCCCCGAGACGGAGACGAAGAGGTCCTCCACTCCGGACACCTGGACGATCGCGAAGAGGCTGAGCAGTCCGGAGATCGACGTGCACCAGACCAAACATCCGAACGTCTGCCTGAAACCGAAGTCGGCGACGAAGACCGTCAAAGCGAACGTCTACCTCAACCACCCGGAGATAACCTTCCCGATACCGGTGGAGATCCCGAAGGAGCAGCTGCCGAAACAAACCAAGTCGCTGCCGTCGAGCGTCGAACGGCCGGAGATACGGAAGTCGCAGATCGACTATCACAAGTTCAACGTGCTCGCGTACGAGTCGCAGCCGCATTTCAAGGAGGAACGGGCGCAGAAGTTCCTGCAGGACTTCGGGATCTTCGGCCCGATGGGGAACGGCGTCGCCAGTCTGAGGAGGAGCTCTCGCACCTCCGACGACGATTTGAATCAGATCAGGAAGAATTCGAAGAACGTTATAGAGGTGAAAAGGAAGAGTTCTTCCGGGGACTCGGAGTATTTGAAGTCGATGGTGGCCAAGCTGAAGAAGGAGCTGGCGGAATTGGAAAAAAAGTATGGGTCGGTGCAAGGAGAACTGTTCGAAGCCAGGAAAGATCTCAGTTGTAGAGAAACCGAAGTTCTCAAGCTGCAGAGGGAAGTTCACAAGTTAAAA agtgTTTTACAACAAACTGCCCAATTCAAATATGACCAGGACATTTTATCGAGCATCCAGGCGCAGCACGCGATGGCCAACCGCAACCCGCAGTCCCAAACATCCGGGAGCAGCCACTTGGCGAAAAAGCAGGGTGTCTCGGCCGAATCAAGCGAATCTACGGGTCTGGCCAGCGACATAAACATCGTCAAATACGAAAAGGACTTCAG ATCAAAACAGTTGATCAAAGATGCGATCCTCGACAACGACTTCCTGCGCAACTTGGACACGGTCCGTGTTAGAGAGATGGTCGATTCGATGTACTCGATGGAGGTGCAGGCGAACACGGTGTTCATAAGGGAAGGCGATTCCGGCGCCCATCTGTACGTGTCAGCCGAAGGGGAGTTCGAGGTCATCAAGCAGGGAGCGATTTTAGGGCGGATCGGGCCCGGAAAGACTTTCGGGGAGCTCGCCCTCCTCTACAACTGCATGCGAACTGCTTCGATTAGAG CATTGGAGGATTCGAAAGTTTGGGTGTTGGATAGAAGGATTTTCCAAAGGATAATGGTGAGAACAGGATTGCAGAGGCTACAGGACAACATAGGTTTTCTCAGGTCTGTACCTCTATTGGCGAAGCTCAGCAACGAAGTTCTGGCCAAAATTGCTGACGTTTTGGAGGTAGAATTTTATCCTGCAGGAGCTCACATTATTCGGCAAGGTGCTAGTGGCGACACCTTTTTTATCATCAGCAGTGGATGCGTTAAAGTAACCCAAAGACTTCcag GTCAGTTAGAAGAGGAAGAAGAAGAAATCAGGACTCTACAAAGAGGTGACTATTTCGGGGAGCAAGCTTTATTAAAAGAAGACTGCAGAACAGCATCAATAATCGCCCAACATCCTGGTGTTGAATGTTTGACTCTAGACAGGGATTCGTTCAATCAATTGATCGGAGACTTGAGTGAAATCAGAGAGAAATCTTATGATGATGACGAAAGACTGAACAGGCCTTCAAGTTCTTTGCAATTAGAAAAACAAG AATATGACTATATTCAACTGGACGATTTGGAAGTAATTTCAACTTTGGGAATTGGCGGTTTTGGTAGAGTAGAACTGGTCCAATACAGAGAAGACAGATCTTTAACGTTTGCACTGAAGTGCCTAAAAAAACAGCACATAGTCGATACTCAACAACAAGATCACATTCGCAGCGAAAAAACGATCATGATGGGTTGCAGAAATCCTTTCATCTGCAg gttgTATAGATCGTTCAAAGATGCAAAATACGTTTACATGATGCTGGAGGCGTGTCTGGGGGGCGAGGTTTGGACTATCCTGCGTGACAGAGGTTGTTTTGACGACCACACTACCAGATTCATAGCGGGTTGCGTGATCGAGGCCTTCGACTATCTCCACAACCGTGGGTTGATCTACAGAGATCTGAAACCGGAGAATCTGCTGCTGGACGTGCGTGGCTACGTCAAACTTGTGGATTTCGGATTTGCTAAACGGCTCGGCTACAGCAGCAAAACATGGACGTTTTGCGGTACCCCAGAGTACGTTGCGCCCGAAACGATTCTGAACAAGGGACACGATAGAGCTGTGGACTATTGGGCGTTGGGAATATTGATGCATGAGTTACTTACTGGGag TCCTCCGTTTTCGGCTTCCGATCCTATGAAAACTTACAATTTGATTCTGAAAGGGATTGACATGATTGATTTTGCCAAATTTAACGTCAGCAGGTCGGCGCAAAGTTTGATAAAGAAGTTGTGCAGGGATGCGCCTTCCGAAAGGCTTGGATACCAAAGAGGTGGTGTGCAGGACATCAAAAAACACAA atGGTACCAGGGTTTCGACTGGGATGGTTTGATATCGAGAACACTTCCAGCTCCCATCCAACAAGTGGTTCGAGGTCCGTGTGATGTCACAAACTTTGACTGTTTCGGCAAAGATAATGACATACCGCCCGATGAACTGTCCggttgggacaaagatttcTGA